TTATAACAATAGCCTTTGTATATAAATTAAGTTAATAAAACGTATGAGAAAGCAAAACATGGATTGCAgaggaaaattttcagaaaagtttAAGGACCTAGGCCATAGAAGCTATAGAGTTCTACTTACTTGATTCACCGTGGTACCCATATACCCTCTAATCTGTCTCAGGGTTGAAACCATTTCCCCTTCAATATCTTTAGTAAATATAGCAACAAATTACCTTATGTTTAGATTTTCATTGAGATGATAGGTGAAAATTGTAGGAACTAAAATCTTCTTACCCAGGCATTGTTTACAGGTGTAAGCTGAAACCCTTACCAATAGTAGCCTCTACCACCTGGGTACCAAACATTATGGAGAAACTGCTCATTCCAGAGATACTTACAATCTCCAAAACACCTGCAACTGAAGAAGTATCTCTTTTCACAAAGACATTAGTTTTAAAAGAAGAGCCCACTACTGAGGAGACAACTGTCACCAAAAGGCCATTATCTTCAAAGAATTATTCAAATCAGGAGGAGGTGTTCCTTTTGAAGCAGCCACTATCCTTGCAAAAGGAGATTGACAATGAAGATGAGTTTATTATGGATCCAGTGACTTGTAGGAAGAGGCATAAAACTGAGAAGGCAACTCTCATCAAGAGGCCATTATCTTTAAAGAAGAAGATGTATACTAATCAGGGAAAGATGTCCCCCCTGAAGAATCCACTAGTATTTCAAAAGATTACCTTTAAAGAGAAGTCACTCACTACAGAGCTGTTGTCCTTTAAAATGAAGCCTATCACTGAGGAGAAGTTTTTTTTCCAAGATCCATCTGCATTGCAAGAGAAACACACAGTTGAGATGGAGGTGGCCCTCTTCAAGAAGCCATGGGCATTGcaggaaagtaaaaataatgaagatGACTCTGTTATGGAActgatttcttttaggaagaaGCATAATACCAAAGAGGCAACCCTCACCAAGAAGCTGTTATCCTTAAAGAAGTACACCATTCAGGGGAAGATATCCCACCTGAAGAAGCCACTAGTATTATGGAAGACCATCTCTGAAGAGAAGTCACCCATTAAAGAGCAATTGTCCTTTAAAAAGAAGCCTACAACTGAGGAGGAGTCCCTTTTCCAAGAGTCATCTGTATTGCAAGAGAAGCAGAGCACTCATGGGGAGATGTCCATCTTGAAGAAGGCTTTGGCCTTGCAAAAGACTCCTACTGAGGAAGAACCATTTTTAAAGGAgcatttggcttttaaaaagaaacataccaTTGAGGAGACAACTCTCACTCTGAAGCCGTTATCTTTAAAGAAGAAGCATACCACTCAGGGGAAGATGTGCTGTTTGAAGAAGCCATTACTACTGCAGAAGATCATTTTTGAAGAGAAATCACTCATTAAGGAgccattttcctttaaaaataagcctAACTCTGAGGAGACATCTGTCTTCCAAGAGCCATCTGCATTGCAAGAGAAGCAGACCAATCAGGGCGCCTTGCCACTGGCCTTACAAGAGAAAATCACCTCTGAAGAGGAGTTCTTAATTCAGGAGCCATTGGCCTTGAAGGAGAATTATACTGTGGTGGAGGAATTCCTTTTCCAGAAACCATTTTCACTGAAGAAGGCTACCAACAAAGAGGACTCTCTCTTCCACAAACCATTGGCTATTCTTGAGAGTACTGACACCAAAGAGAAATCCTTCTTGATGAAGCTGTTAACTTTGCAGGAGAAGACTATCATTGTCAAGGAGTCCCCCTTTAAGAAGCCTTTGGCCCTAAAGAAAGAGACCTCTGCTGAAGAGGTAACAATTGTAGAGAGGTAATTATCTTTAAAGAAGGAGCCCACTGCTCAGGGGGGCCTGTTCCTCTTGAAGAAGCAATTGGCTATGCAAGAGAATAGCACCAATGAAGAGGAGTCCTTTATTAAGCAGATCTTGGCCTTGCAGGAGAATCCCAGCATTGAGGAGAAAGTTGACTTCAAGGAGCACTTGGCCTTGCAGGAGAAGCTCAGCATTGAGAAGGAGGCCAGCCTCAAAGAGTCATTTACCATTCAGAAGAAGTCCCTCATTGAGAAGGAGACTCTCTTCAAAGAACCCACCACTGACACAGATGCTCACTTGAAGGAGCCCTTGGCCTTGCAGGAGAAACCCACTATTGAGAAGGAGGCCCTCCTCAAGGATTTGTTTGCCTTTCAGGAGAAGCCCAGCATTGAGATGGAAGCCCTCTTCAAGGAGCCCTTGGATTTGCAGAAGAATCCCACCTTTGATAAAGAGGCTTTCCTCAAGGATCTGTTGGCTTTGCCAGAGAAGCCCAGTGTTCAAAATGCAGCCCTCTTCAAGGAGCCATTGGCCTTGCAGAAGAAGTCCAGCATTGAGAAGGAGGCCTTCCTCATGGTATCCTTGGCTTCTCAGGAGAAGCCCAGCATTGGGAAAGAGGCTGTCTTCATGGAGCCCTTGACTTTGCAGGAAAAGCCCACTATCAATGAGGCATTCATTTTCAAGGAGGTATTAGGCTTGAATGAGAATCCACTATTGCGGAAGAGTTATACTTCAAGGAGCCACTGGCCTTGCAAAATAATCCCACTGCCAAGGAAGACATCTTTCTTAAAGCATTCTTGATCTTCCCAGTTGAGACCAAGCCACATACATCCAGCACTGCCACTAAGTCCAGAACAGATAAATCTAGCACTGCTTGGAGCATATCCAATATGGGCAAGGGCAGTACCACCAGCAAGTCCAGTGCTTGTGAATCCAGTTCCAATGAACCTTTCTTACCTCAGGGCATGAGAACCCAGGAAGaggtattcttattttttcttgccttaaaTTATGTAAAGTGCTCTTTTCTTGTTCTGGAGGTGGCTGCTagcaaaaagatttttttttgccttcttaaCACTTGAGTTGTATATAGTAAGCTATGGGATGCCCCTCAGCTCAGCAAGGGGATGATATTTCTTGGGTTTACTTCTGATTTTAACTAATGGTGGTTGTCACAGAATCATCTCTTCCCATCTTTTGCAACCTGAGGTTACCTAGGACATGGAATACATTTACTAACCTGAGATTACTTAGGACATGGGATCTT
The Choloepus didactylus isolate mChoDid1 chromosome Y unlocalized genomic scaffold, mChoDid1.pri SUPER_Y_unloc1, whole genome shotgun sequence genome window above contains:
- the CCNB3 gene encoding LOW QUALITY PROTEIN: G2/mitotic-specific cyclin-B3 (The sequence of the model RefSeq protein was modified relative to this genomic sequence to represent the inferred CDS: inserted 1 base in 1 codon; substituted 3 bases at 3 genomic stop codons), producing MPLLPPLRSSKPETKKSQYSKIVLNGHDQSEKREENYQAKISPSSPQGTLKKRSAFEDLTNASQSQLAQPKKEANKDVKDASKKVNKNTTALGLAKNNEMNIKRCKLKPLPIVASTTWVPNIMEKLLIPEILTISKTPATEEVSLFTKTLVLKEEPTTEETTVTKRPLSSKNYSNQEEVFLLKQPLSLQKEIDNEDEFIMDPVTCRKRHKTEKATLIKRPLSLKKKMYTNQGKMSPLKNPLVFQKITFKEKSLTTELLSFKMKPITEEKFFFQDPSALQEKHTVEMEVALFKKPWALQESKNNEDDSVMELISFRKKHNTKEATLTKKLLSLKKYTIQGKISHLKKPLVLWKTISEEKSPIKEQLSFKKKPTTEEESLFQESSVLQEKQSTHGEMSILKKALALQKTPTEEEPFLKEHLAFKKKHTIEETTLTLKPLSLKKKHTTQGKMCCLKKPLLLQKIIFEEKSLIKEPFSFKNKPNSEETSVFQEPSALQEKQTNQGALPLALQEKITSEEEFLIQEPLALKENYTVVEEFLFQKPFSLKKATNKEDSLFHKPLAILESTDTKEKSFLMKLLTLQEKTIIVKESPFKKPLALKKETSAEEVTIVERXLSLKKEPTAQGGLFLLKKQLAMQENSTNEEESFIKQILALQENPSIEEKVDFKEHLALQEKLSIEKEASLKESFTIQKKSLIEKETLFKEPTTDTDAHLKEPLALQEKPTIEKEALLKDLFAFQEKPSIEMEALFKEPLDLQKNPTFDKEAFLKDLLALPEKPSVQNAALFKEPLALQKKSSIEKEAFLMVSLASQEKPSIGKEAVFMEPLTLQEKPTINEAFIFKEVLGLNENPXIAEELYFKEPLALQNNPTAKEDIFLKAFLIFPVETKPHTSSTATKSRTDKSSTAWSISNMGKGSTTSKSSACESSSNEPFLPQGMRTQEEITSLEDVDKDHSDQFFNSVYAKDIYNYMKDREEKFILKKYMNRQIDISSDMRAILVDWLVEVQMAFEMNHETLYLAVKLVDHYLMEAVCRKDKLQLLGSTAFLIAAKFEEPCPPFVDDFLYICDNIYQXDEMLAMEINILQTVKFDINIPIAYHFLCRYAKCVHASMKTLTLSCFICEMTLKEYDYVQVRASKLAAGSFLLALYMKKLGHXAPTLEYYSGYKIADLHPLVRQLNILLTFQACDRLKTVYSKYSHQIFFEVIKIPPPPLDILKLEEILNYS